One Etheostoma spectabile isolate EspeVRDwgs_2016 chromosome 12, UIUC_Espe_1.0, whole genome shotgun sequence genomic window carries:
- the nyap2b gene encoding zinc finger CCCH domain-containing protein 13 isoform X1 — protein sequence MMSSKEEETLRFFQYVEENGLRAYNGLVAQNLDHARNERNRTFLQEKNDKKRKQEEAIRRTGEDIATEGKHLRMGSITISDPQERMPMPHLHALACGQGFSVRSQSLHSVGGGNSGGGGEEEVGSPTSRKQPPPKPRRDPATKLSMSSEAVDHSPTSTCRGERCDAAQGCSEDCRRVPPPKPKRNPNTQLSVSFDESYIKSHGGSGVCPSRPLHYVTSPCERNPSPPQSDESPTEDCEDEPVYIEMGGIDVGAREPLKSEDEEPGESVYEEMKYPALDDMEYRTDPVGCRSACPTPAPYDPEPLSRCSTPRNIPLCDIPAPFPNLLTHRPPLLVFPPAPAQCSPNSDESPLTPLDVTKLPMMENQSYSKSPTSSTEPPSSAHIRRELTATPTLTVSGRSSAPPLPCTLYKSSSSSSYQRSHSACPSPVSMGRCLTPLSLMRTPPFEAPMPFPGGLPRSASATPHGKGSPPQDGVGRLHGSMQNVSTGRSRTPTSPLDELTNLFTTGRNMLKKNASGRKSKEPGETESKSKSHSESKREGKERHSHSKESKRDSKDRHSKESSHRRDRDKDRDKNRDRDKDRDRDRDRDKDKDKERDKDKERDKDRDKERDKDRDKERRSSNVEPLPHRRNSKDRPHSGADAPAVCRDSRDQGCSSVEPIPLIRRDSKDRGLSNGDLMLRRDSKDRGGGHGTESLLRQDSKDRLLDQPPELLPRQDGKERARNGVDSRHESRERLLDQPPVLVPLQDSKERARNGVDSKHESRDRPPELLPRQEFKDKARTGAEYRHDSKDHRPEVLPPQDFKERARKDMEHRHEGRIDQPPEILPRQETSRRSNSKDTVGYSSESKHEGRDRSCHNGGDLPPPPLPRQDSKDLSRTGLEVRRDSKDRSLNGSEQHHYAVKSTKSRSAMEYRCDSKERGYRSDGTPRRDKRENYSTDQSKAQERNGSTASGQHSSTTTPTHHGRSSGSPPMTTGTGNDLKAVPKYGRSHSIPANPSPMGTPQRKVAEAHQSQMPQMPWICGDTTMLEQIERKRTLCMEIRSRQHPHLQRFLERPPPPDRNEDRHQERSQCKQESASVLPVWGKSNGTKKIRPPPYPTQKTVFWDTAI from the exons ATGATGAgctccaaagaggaggaaacTCTCCGTTTTTTCCAGTACGTTGAGGAGAATGGGCTGAGAGCCTACAATGGCCTGGTAGCTCAGAACTTAGACCACGCCAGGAATGAGAGAAATAGAACATTCCTGCAGGAGAAAAACGACAAGAAGAGAAAACAGGAGGAAGCCATAAGGAG GACAGGTGAGGACATTGCAACTGAAGGCAAGCACTTACGTATGGGCTCCATTACCATATCGGACCCCCAGGAGCGCATGCCCATGCCCCACCTGCATGCCCTTGCCTGTGGGCAGGGCTTCTCCGTACGCTCCCAGTCCCTCCACTCTGTTGGCGGTGGGAACAGTgggggtggaggagaggaggaagtaGGAAGCCCGACCTCTAGGAAGCAGCCCCCACCCAAGCCCAGGAGGGACCCGGCCACCAAGCTGAGCATGTCGTCGGAGGCGGTGGACCACAGTCCCACGTCCACCTGCCGCGGGGAGAGATGTGATG CAGCTCAAGGATGCAGTGAGGACTGCAGGAGGGTGCCGCCACCCAAACCTAAGAGAAACCCCAACACACAACTGAGTGTTTCTTTCGATGAGTCCTACATCAAGAGCCACGGAGGCAGCGGGGTTTGCCCCTCCAGACCCCTCCACTACGTCACCTCCCCCTGTGAACGCAACCCTTCGCCCCCACAGAGCGATGAGAGCCCTACAGAGGACTGTGAAGATGAACCTGTCTACATAGAGATGGGCGGGATTGATGTCGGAGCACGAGAGCCCCTGAAGAGTGAGGATGAGGAGCCAGGAGAGTCTGTGTACGAGGAGATGAAGTACCCAGCTCTGGATGATATGGAGTACCGCACTGACCCTGTGGGATGTCGCTCGGCGTGCCCCACCCCAGCACCCTATGACCCTGAACCTCTCAGTCGCTGCTCCACACCtcgaaacattcccctctgtgACATTCCTGCACCCTTTCCCAATTTACTCACCCATCGGCCTCCGCTGCTGGTGTTCCCACCGGCGCCGGCCCAGTGCTCGCCTAACTCAGACGAGTCTCCCCTAACCCCCCTAGATGTAACCAAATTGCCCATGATGGAGAACCAATCCTACAGCAAATCTCCAACCTCCTCCACTGAGCCACCCTCCTCTGCACACATCCGCAGGGAGCTCACTGCCACCCCAACCCTCACCGTCTCTGGCCGCTCCTCTGCGCCTCCTCTACCCTGTACCCTCTACaaatcctcctcctcatcctcctatCAGCGCAGCCACTCTGCTTGCCCATCTCCAGTCAGCATGGGCCGCTGTCTCACCCCTCTCAGCCTCATGCGTACACCTCCCTTTGAAGCGCCAATGCCATTCCCTGGGGGTCTGCCGCGGAGCGCCTCCGCCACCCCTCACGGCAAGGGCTCGCCACCTCAAGACGGCGTGGGTCGACTCCATGGCTCTATGCAGAATGTGTCAACAGGTCGTTCACGGACACCCACCAGCCCACTGGATGAACTAACTAACCTGTTCACAACTGGTAGGAACATGCTGAAGAAAAATGCCAGTGGCAGGAAGTCTAAAGAGCCTGGAGAGA CGGAGTCCAAAAGCAAGTCTCACAGCGAGTCCAAACGTGAGGGCAAGGAGCGCCACAGTCACAGCAAGGAGTCCAAGAGAGACTCCAAGGACCGCCACAGCAAAGAGTCCTCTCAccggagagacagagacaaagacagagacaaaaacagagacagagacaaagacagagacagagacagagacagagacaaagacaaagacaaagaaagagacaaagacaaagaaagagacaaagacagagacaaagaaagagacaaagacagagataaAGAAAGAAGGAGCAGTAATGTAGAGCCACTTCCCCACAGACGCAACAGTAAAGACCGTCCTCATAGCGGTGCAGATGCACCAGCTGTTTGCAGGGATAGCAGGGACCAGGGCTGCAGCAGTGTGGAGCCCATCCCATTGATAAGAAGAGACTCCAAGGACCGAGGGCTTAGCAATGGTGACCTGATGCTAAGGAGAGACAGCAAAGACCGGGGTGGGGGACATGGAACGGAGTCTTTGTTGAGACAGGACAGCAAAGACAGACTGCTAGATCAGCCACCTGAGCTGTTACCAAGACAAGACGGCAAGGAAAGGGCAAGAAACGGTGTAGACTCTAGACatgaaagcagagagagacTGCTGGATCAGCCACCTGTGCTCGTCCCACTACAGGATAGCAAAGAGAGAGCCAGGAACGGTGTGGACTCAAAGCATGAAAGCAGAGACAGGCCACCTGAGCTTCTCCCCCGACAAGAATTCAAAGACAAAGCCAGAACCGGAGCAGAATATAGGCATGATAGCAAAGACCACCGTCCTGAGGTGTTACCCCCACAGGATTTTAAAGAGAGAGCAAGGAAGGACATGGAACACAGACACGAAGGTAGAATAGACCAGCCACCCGAGATCCTTCCGCGACAAGAAACGTCCAGAAGAAGCAACAGCAAGGACACGGTTGGCTACAGCTCCGAATCCAAGCACGAGGGGAGAGATCGGAGCTGCCACAACGGGGGAGAtctccctcctccacctctgcctAGGCAGGACAGCAAAGATCTGAGCCGAACTGGACTCGAAGTGAGACGGGATAGCAAAGACAGAAGTCTGAATGGCTCAGAGCAGCATCATTATGCTGTCAAAAGCACCAAGAGCCGTTCTGCAATGGAGTACAGGTGTGATAGTAAAGAACGAGGATACAGATCAGATGGCACGCCCAGACGAGATAAAAGAGAAAATTACAGCACGGACCAATCAAAAGCACAAGAGAGGAATGGCAGCACAGCGTCAGGGCAGCATTCATCCACGACGACACCTACTCACCACGGGAGATCATCGGGTAGCCCACCAATGACCACAGGAACAGGAAATG ACCTGAAAGCGGTACCGAAATATGGTCGCTCCCATTCTATTCCGGCTAACCCCTCTCCAATGGGAACGCCACAAAGGAAAGTAGCAGAGGCACATCAAAGTCAG ATGCCCCAGATGCCATGGATCTGTGGCGACACCACCATGCTGGAACAGATCGAGAGGAAACGCACCCTCTGCATGGAGATCCGCTCCAGACAACATCCACACCTGCAGAGATTTCTGGAGAGGCCTCCTCCTCCGGACAGGAACGAGGACAGGCACCAGGAGCGGAGTCAGTGCAAGCAAGAAAGTGCATCTGTGTTGCCAGTCTGGGGGAAAAGCAACGGGACTAAAAAGATCCGTCCTCCCCCTTACCCTACACAGAAAACCGTATTCTGGGACACGGCCATCTGA
- the nyap2b gene encoding zinc finger CCCH domain-containing protein 13 isoform X2, whose amino-acid sequence MMSSKEEETLRFFQYVEENGLRAYNGLVAQNLDHARNERNRTFLQEKNDKKRKQEEAIRRTGEDIATEGKHLRMGSITISDPQERMPMPHLHALACGQGFSVRSQSLHSVGGGNSGGGGEEEVGSPTSRKQPPPKPRRDPATKLSMSSEAVDHSPTSTCRGERCDAQGCSEDCRRVPPPKPKRNPNTQLSVSFDESYIKSHGGSGVCPSRPLHYVTSPCERNPSPPQSDESPTEDCEDEPVYIEMGGIDVGAREPLKSEDEEPGESVYEEMKYPALDDMEYRTDPVGCRSACPTPAPYDPEPLSRCSTPRNIPLCDIPAPFPNLLTHRPPLLVFPPAPAQCSPNSDESPLTPLDVTKLPMMENQSYSKSPTSSTEPPSSAHIRRELTATPTLTVSGRSSAPPLPCTLYKSSSSSSYQRSHSACPSPVSMGRCLTPLSLMRTPPFEAPMPFPGGLPRSASATPHGKGSPPQDGVGRLHGSMQNVSTGRSRTPTSPLDELTNLFTTGRNMLKKNASGRKSKEPGETESKSKSHSESKREGKERHSHSKESKRDSKDRHSKESSHRRDRDKDRDKNRDRDKDRDRDRDRDKDKDKERDKDKERDKDRDKERDKDRDKERRSSNVEPLPHRRNSKDRPHSGADAPAVCRDSRDQGCSSVEPIPLIRRDSKDRGLSNGDLMLRRDSKDRGGGHGTESLLRQDSKDRLLDQPPELLPRQDGKERARNGVDSRHESRERLLDQPPVLVPLQDSKERARNGVDSKHESRDRPPELLPRQEFKDKARTGAEYRHDSKDHRPEVLPPQDFKERARKDMEHRHEGRIDQPPEILPRQETSRRSNSKDTVGYSSESKHEGRDRSCHNGGDLPPPPLPRQDSKDLSRTGLEVRRDSKDRSLNGSEQHHYAVKSTKSRSAMEYRCDSKERGYRSDGTPRRDKRENYSTDQSKAQERNGSTASGQHSSTTTPTHHGRSSGSPPMTTGTGNDLKAVPKYGRSHSIPANPSPMGTPQRKVAEAHQSQMPQMPWICGDTTMLEQIERKRTLCMEIRSRQHPHLQRFLERPPPPDRNEDRHQERSQCKQESASVLPVWGKSNGTKKIRPPPYPTQKTVFWDTAI is encoded by the exons ATGATGAgctccaaagaggaggaaacTCTCCGTTTTTTCCAGTACGTTGAGGAGAATGGGCTGAGAGCCTACAATGGCCTGGTAGCTCAGAACTTAGACCACGCCAGGAATGAGAGAAATAGAACATTCCTGCAGGAGAAAAACGACAAGAAGAGAAAACAGGAGGAAGCCATAAGGAG GACAGGTGAGGACATTGCAACTGAAGGCAAGCACTTACGTATGGGCTCCATTACCATATCGGACCCCCAGGAGCGCATGCCCATGCCCCACCTGCATGCCCTTGCCTGTGGGCAGGGCTTCTCCGTACGCTCCCAGTCCCTCCACTCTGTTGGCGGTGGGAACAGTgggggtggaggagaggaggaagtaGGAAGCCCGACCTCTAGGAAGCAGCCCCCACCCAAGCCCAGGAGGGACCCGGCCACCAAGCTGAGCATGTCGTCGGAGGCGGTGGACCACAGTCCCACGTCCACCTGCCGCGGGGAGAGATGTGATG CTCAAGGATGCAGTGAGGACTGCAGGAGGGTGCCGCCACCCAAACCTAAGAGAAACCCCAACACACAACTGAGTGTTTCTTTCGATGAGTCCTACATCAAGAGCCACGGAGGCAGCGGGGTTTGCCCCTCCAGACCCCTCCACTACGTCACCTCCCCCTGTGAACGCAACCCTTCGCCCCCACAGAGCGATGAGAGCCCTACAGAGGACTGTGAAGATGAACCTGTCTACATAGAGATGGGCGGGATTGATGTCGGAGCACGAGAGCCCCTGAAGAGTGAGGATGAGGAGCCAGGAGAGTCTGTGTACGAGGAGATGAAGTACCCAGCTCTGGATGATATGGAGTACCGCACTGACCCTGTGGGATGTCGCTCGGCGTGCCCCACCCCAGCACCCTATGACCCTGAACCTCTCAGTCGCTGCTCCACACCtcgaaacattcccctctgtgACATTCCTGCACCCTTTCCCAATTTACTCACCCATCGGCCTCCGCTGCTGGTGTTCCCACCGGCGCCGGCCCAGTGCTCGCCTAACTCAGACGAGTCTCCCCTAACCCCCCTAGATGTAACCAAATTGCCCATGATGGAGAACCAATCCTACAGCAAATCTCCAACCTCCTCCACTGAGCCACCCTCCTCTGCACACATCCGCAGGGAGCTCACTGCCACCCCAACCCTCACCGTCTCTGGCCGCTCCTCTGCGCCTCCTCTACCCTGTACCCTCTACaaatcctcctcctcatcctcctatCAGCGCAGCCACTCTGCTTGCCCATCTCCAGTCAGCATGGGCCGCTGTCTCACCCCTCTCAGCCTCATGCGTACACCTCCCTTTGAAGCGCCAATGCCATTCCCTGGGGGTCTGCCGCGGAGCGCCTCCGCCACCCCTCACGGCAAGGGCTCGCCACCTCAAGACGGCGTGGGTCGACTCCATGGCTCTATGCAGAATGTGTCAACAGGTCGTTCACGGACACCCACCAGCCCACTGGATGAACTAACTAACCTGTTCACAACTGGTAGGAACATGCTGAAGAAAAATGCCAGTGGCAGGAAGTCTAAAGAGCCTGGAGAGA CGGAGTCCAAAAGCAAGTCTCACAGCGAGTCCAAACGTGAGGGCAAGGAGCGCCACAGTCACAGCAAGGAGTCCAAGAGAGACTCCAAGGACCGCCACAGCAAAGAGTCCTCTCAccggagagacagagacaaagacagagacaaaaacagagacagagacaaagacagagacagagacagagacagagacaaagacaaagacaaagaaagagacaaagacaaagaaagagacaaagacagagacaaagaaagagacaaagacagagataaAGAAAGAAGGAGCAGTAATGTAGAGCCACTTCCCCACAGACGCAACAGTAAAGACCGTCCTCATAGCGGTGCAGATGCACCAGCTGTTTGCAGGGATAGCAGGGACCAGGGCTGCAGCAGTGTGGAGCCCATCCCATTGATAAGAAGAGACTCCAAGGACCGAGGGCTTAGCAATGGTGACCTGATGCTAAGGAGAGACAGCAAAGACCGGGGTGGGGGACATGGAACGGAGTCTTTGTTGAGACAGGACAGCAAAGACAGACTGCTAGATCAGCCACCTGAGCTGTTACCAAGACAAGACGGCAAGGAAAGGGCAAGAAACGGTGTAGACTCTAGACatgaaagcagagagagacTGCTGGATCAGCCACCTGTGCTCGTCCCACTACAGGATAGCAAAGAGAGAGCCAGGAACGGTGTGGACTCAAAGCATGAAAGCAGAGACAGGCCACCTGAGCTTCTCCCCCGACAAGAATTCAAAGACAAAGCCAGAACCGGAGCAGAATATAGGCATGATAGCAAAGACCACCGTCCTGAGGTGTTACCCCCACAGGATTTTAAAGAGAGAGCAAGGAAGGACATGGAACACAGACACGAAGGTAGAATAGACCAGCCACCCGAGATCCTTCCGCGACAAGAAACGTCCAGAAGAAGCAACAGCAAGGACACGGTTGGCTACAGCTCCGAATCCAAGCACGAGGGGAGAGATCGGAGCTGCCACAACGGGGGAGAtctccctcctccacctctgcctAGGCAGGACAGCAAAGATCTGAGCCGAACTGGACTCGAAGTGAGACGGGATAGCAAAGACAGAAGTCTGAATGGCTCAGAGCAGCATCATTATGCTGTCAAAAGCACCAAGAGCCGTTCTGCAATGGAGTACAGGTGTGATAGTAAAGAACGAGGATACAGATCAGATGGCACGCCCAGACGAGATAAAAGAGAAAATTACAGCACGGACCAATCAAAAGCACAAGAGAGGAATGGCAGCACAGCGTCAGGGCAGCATTCATCCACGACGACACCTACTCACCACGGGAGATCATCGGGTAGCCCACCAATGACCACAGGAACAGGAAATG ACCTGAAAGCGGTACCGAAATATGGTCGCTCCCATTCTATTCCGGCTAACCCCTCTCCAATGGGAACGCCACAAAGGAAAGTAGCAGAGGCACATCAAAGTCAG ATGCCCCAGATGCCATGGATCTGTGGCGACACCACCATGCTGGAACAGATCGAGAGGAAACGCACCCTCTGCATGGAGATCCGCTCCAGACAACATCCACACCTGCAGAGATTTCTGGAGAGGCCTCCTCCTCCGGACAGGAACGAGGACAGGCACCAGGAGCGGAGTCAGTGCAAGCAAGAAAGTGCATCTGTGTTGCCAGTCTGGGGGAAAAGCAACGGGACTAAAAAGATCCGTCCTCCCCCTTACCCTACACAGAAAACCGTATTCTGGGACACGGCCATCTGA
- the nyap2b gene encoding zinc finger CCCH domain-containing protein 13 isoform X3: MGSITISDPQERMPMPHLHALACGQGFSVRSQSLHSVGGGNSGGGGEEEVGSPTSRKQPPPKPRRDPATKLSMSSEAVDHSPTSTCRGERCDAAQGCSEDCRRVPPPKPKRNPNTQLSVSFDESYIKSHGGSGVCPSRPLHYVTSPCERNPSPPQSDESPTEDCEDEPVYIEMGGIDVGAREPLKSEDEEPGESVYEEMKYPALDDMEYRTDPVGCRSACPTPAPYDPEPLSRCSTPRNIPLCDIPAPFPNLLTHRPPLLVFPPAPAQCSPNSDESPLTPLDVTKLPMMENQSYSKSPTSSTEPPSSAHIRRELTATPTLTVSGRSSAPPLPCTLYKSSSSSSYQRSHSACPSPVSMGRCLTPLSLMRTPPFEAPMPFPGGLPRSASATPHGKGSPPQDGVGRLHGSMQNVSTGRSRTPTSPLDELTNLFTTGRNMLKKNASGRKSKEPGETESKSKSHSESKREGKERHSHSKESKRDSKDRHSKESSHRRDRDKDRDKNRDRDKDRDRDRDRDKDKDKERDKDKERDKDRDKERDKDRDKERRSSNVEPLPHRRNSKDRPHSGADAPAVCRDSRDQGCSSVEPIPLIRRDSKDRGLSNGDLMLRRDSKDRGGGHGTESLLRQDSKDRLLDQPPELLPRQDGKERARNGVDSRHESRERLLDQPPVLVPLQDSKERARNGVDSKHESRDRPPELLPRQEFKDKARTGAEYRHDSKDHRPEVLPPQDFKERARKDMEHRHEGRIDQPPEILPRQETSRRSNSKDTVGYSSESKHEGRDRSCHNGGDLPPPPLPRQDSKDLSRTGLEVRRDSKDRSLNGSEQHHYAVKSTKSRSAMEYRCDSKERGYRSDGTPRRDKRENYSTDQSKAQERNGSTASGQHSSTTTPTHHGRSSGSPPMTTGTGNDLKAVPKYGRSHSIPANPSPMGTPQRKVAEAHQSQMPQMPWICGDTTMLEQIERKRTLCMEIRSRQHPHLQRFLERPPPPDRNEDRHQERSQCKQESASVLPVWGKSNGTKKIRPPPYPTQKTVFWDTAI, from the exons ATGGGCTCCATTACCATATCGGACCCCCAGGAGCGCATGCCCATGCCCCACCTGCATGCCCTTGCCTGTGGGCAGGGCTTCTCCGTACGCTCCCAGTCCCTCCACTCTGTTGGCGGTGGGAACAGTgggggtggaggagaggaggaagtaGGAAGCCCGACCTCTAGGAAGCAGCCCCCACCCAAGCCCAGGAGGGACCCGGCCACCAAGCTGAGCATGTCGTCGGAGGCGGTGGACCACAGTCCCACGTCCACCTGCCGCGGGGAGAGATGTGATG CAGCTCAAGGATGCAGTGAGGACTGCAGGAGGGTGCCGCCACCCAAACCTAAGAGAAACCCCAACACACAACTGAGTGTTTCTTTCGATGAGTCCTACATCAAGAGCCACGGAGGCAGCGGGGTTTGCCCCTCCAGACCCCTCCACTACGTCACCTCCCCCTGTGAACGCAACCCTTCGCCCCCACAGAGCGATGAGAGCCCTACAGAGGACTGTGAAGATGAACCTGTCTACATAGAGATGGGCGGGATTGATGTCGGAGCACGAGAGCCCCTGAAGAGTGAGGATGAGGAGCCAGGAGAGTCTGTGTACGAGGAGATGAAGTACCCAGCTCTGGATGATATGGAGTACCGCACTGACCCTGTGGGATGTCGCTCGGCGTGCCCCACCCCAGCACCCTATGACCCTGAACCTCTCAGTCGCTGCTCCACACCtcgaaacattcccctctgtgACATTCCTGCACCCTTTCCCAATTTACTCACCCATCGGCCTCCGCTGCTGGTGTTCCCACCGGCGCCGGCCCAGTGCTCGCCTAACTCAGACGAGTCTCCCCTAACCCCCCTAGATGTAACCAAATTGCCCATGATGGAGAACCAATCCTACAGCAAATCTCCAACCTCCTCCACTGAGCCACCCTCCTCTGCACACATCCGCAGGGAGCTCACTGCCACCCCAACCCTCACCGTCTCTGGCCGCTCCTCTGCGCCTCCTCTACCCTGTACCCTCTACaaatcctcctcctcatcctcctatCAGCGCAGCCACTCTGCTTGCCCATCTCCAGTCAGCATGGGCCGCTGTCTCACCCCTCTCAGCCTCATGCGTACACCTCCCTTTGAAGCGCCAATGCCATTCCCTGGGGGTCTGCCGCGGAGCGCCTCCGCCACCCCTCACGGCAAGGGCTCGCCACCTCAAGACGGCGTGGGTCGACTCCATGGCTCTATGCAGAATGTGTCAACAGGTCGTTCACGGACACCCACCAGCCCACTGGATGAACTAACTAACCTGTTCACAACTGGTAGGAACATGCTGAAGAAAAATGCCAGTGGCAGGAAGTCTAAAGAGCCTGGAGAGA CGGAGTCCAAAAGCAAGTCTCACAGCGAGTCCAAACGTGAGGGCAAGGAGCGCCACAGTCACAGCAAGGAGTCCAAGAGAGACTCCAAGGACCGCCACAGCAAAGAGTCCTCTCAccggagagacagagacaaagacagagacaaaaacagagacagagacaaagacagagacagagacagagacagagacaaagacaaagacaaagaaagagacaaagacaaagaaagagacaaagacagagacaaagaaagagacaaagacagagataaAGAAAGAAGGAGCAGTAATGTAGAGCCACTTCCCCACAGACGCAACAGTAAAGACCGTCCTCATAGCGGTGCAGATGCACCAGCTGTTTGCAGGGATAGCAGGGACCAGGGCTGCAGCAGTGTGGAGCCCATCCCATTGATAAGAAGAGACTCCAAGGACCGAGGGCTTAGCAATGGTGACCTGATGCTAAGGAGAGACAGCAAAGACCGGGGTGGGGGACATGGAACGGAGTCTTTGTTGAGACAGGACAGCAAAGACAGACTGCTAGATCAGCCACCTGAGCTGTTACCAAGACAAGACGGCAAGGAAAGGGCAAGAAACGGTGTAGACTCTAGACatgaaagcagagagagacTGCTGGATCAGCCACCTGTGCTCGTCCCACTACAGGATAGCAAAGAGAGAGCCAGGAACGGTGTGGACTCAAAGCATGAAAGCAGAGACAGGCCACCTGAGCTTCTCCCCCGACAAGAATTCAAAGACAAAGCCAGAACCGGAGCAGAATATAGGCATGATAGCAAAGACCACCGTCCTGAGGTGTTACCCCCACAGGATTTTAAAGAGAGAGCAAGGAAGGACATGGAACACAGACACGAAGGTAGAATAGACCAGCCACCCGAGATCCTTCCGCGACAAGAAACGTCCAGAAGAAGCAACAGCAAGGACACGGTTGGCTACAGCTCCGAATCCAAGCACGAGGGGAGAGATCGGAGCTGCCACAACGGGGGAGAtctccctcctccacctctgcctAGGCAGGACAGCAAAGATCTGAGCCGAACTGGACTCGAAGTGAGACGGGATAGCAAAGACAGAAGTCTGAATGGCTCAGAGCAGCATCATTATGCTGTCAAAAGCACCAAGAGCCGTTCTGCAATGGAGTACAGGTGTGATAGTAAAGAACGAGGATACAGATCAGATGGCACGCCCAGACGAGATAAAAGAGAAAATTACAGCACGGACCAATCAAAAGCACAAGAGAGGAATGGCAGCACAGCGTCAGGGCAGCATTCATCCACGACGACACCTACTCACCACGGGAGATCATCGGGTAGCCCACCAATGACCACAGGAACAGGAAATG ACCTGAAAGCGGTACCGAAATATGGTCGCTCCCATTCTATTCCGGCTAACCCCTCTCCAATGGGAACGCCACAAAGGAAAGTAGCAGAGGCACATCAAAGTCAG ATGCCCCAGATGCCATGGATCTGTGGCGACACCACCATGCTGGAACAGATCGAGAGGAAACGCACCCTCTGCATGGAGATCCGCTCCAGACAACATCCACACCTGCAGAGATTTCTGGAGAGGCCTCCTCCTCCGGACAGGAACGAGGACAGGCACCAGGAGCGGAGTCAGTGCAAGCAAGAAAGTGCATCTGTGTTGCCAGTCTGGGGGAAAAGCAACGGGACTAAAAAGATCCGTCCTCCCCCTTACCCTACACAGAAAACCGTATTCTGGGACACGGCCATCTGA